A portion of the Deinococcus cellulosilyticus NBRC 106333 = KACC 11606 genome contains these proteins:
- a CDS encoding sensor histidine kinase, whose translation EVCSDISRQRPAHVFEQGQIDPVVHVGDPDRLRQLLIILMDNAAKYTPVGGTVRVSLQELPHLIEIQVSDTGIGMASGDLNRVFERFYRVDQRNNKHGDPGGTGLGLPIAKWIVEEHGGSIHLESELEKGTTAVVRLPVHVSEIF comes from the coding sequence TGGAAGTGTGCAGTGACATTTCCAGACAGCGCCCGGCGCACGTTTTTGAGCAGGGCCAGATCGACCCTGTGGTGCACGTCGGGGATCCAGACCGCCTGAGGCAACTCCTCATCATCCTGATGGACAATGCGGCCAAATACACCCCTGTCGGGGGCACGGTGCGGGTGTCGTTGCAGGAATTGCCGCACCTCATCGAAATTCAGGTGTCTGACACCGGTATTGGCATGGCTTCCGGGGACCTGAATCGGGTGTTTGAGCGCTTCTACCGGGTGGACCAGCGGAACAACAAACATGGAGATCCCGGGGGAACAGGTCTGGGGTTGCCCATTGCGAAGTGGATTGTAGAAGAGCACGGGGGCAGCATCCACCTGGAAAGTGAACTGGAAAAAGGCACCACCGCCGTGGTCCGCCTGCCGGTGCACGTCTCCGAGATCTTCTGA
- a CDS encoding GGDEF domain-containing protein has translation MDPHGHTQGDGLLQSFASGLKKHMRISDVCYRLGGDEFAVVLKHLPKTSQRTLRTRMKAVIHRVHQDGFDAAGVSFVMAFFPQEADTPQRLLKLADGRMYAMKKVHHQTVRTSRTSTFRAETPG, from the coding sequence ATGGACCCCCATGGGCACACCCAGGGGGATGGATTGCTGCAAAGTTTTGCTTCTGGACTGAAAAAGCACATGCGGATCAGTGACGTGTGTTACCGACTGGGAGGAGATGAATTTGCAGTGGTGTTGAAACACCTCCCCAAAACCAGCCAGAGGACCCTGAGAACCCGGATGAAGGCAGTGATCCACCGGGTGCATCAAGACGGGTTTGACGCCGCAGGGGTGAGCTTTGTGATGGCTTTTTTCCCCCAGGAGGCAGACACCCCTCAGAGACTGCTGAAACTGGCCGATGGGCGGATGTATGCCATGAAAAAGGTGCACCACCAGACAGTGAGAACGTCCAGAACATCCACATTCAGGGCTGAAACACCAGGTTGA